A single region of the Gammaproteobacteria bacterium genome encodes:
- a CDS encoding polyhydroxyalkanoic acid system family protein, with translation MANIHIKRTHTLPREVVRARVEELARDLKKKLDADYVWEGDSLRFKRSGASGSIDMGDGFVELKIKLGMLLSPMKGKIERSIDENIKVALTDKGDTRPT, from the coding sequence ATGGCCAATATTCACATCAAGCGTACGCACACGTTACCGCGGGAGGTCGTTCGGGCCCGCGTGGAAGAACTCGCCAGGGACCTCAAGAAGAAACTGGACGCGGACTATGTGTGGGAAGGAGACTCGCTGCGCTTCAAGCGCTCCGGGGCATCGGGATCGATCGACATGGGGGACGGTTTCGTCGAGCTGAAGATCAAGCTCGGTATGCTGCTCTCCCCCATGAAGGGCAAGATCGAACGGTCCATCGACGAAAACATCAAGGTCGCCCTGACGGATAAGGGCGATACCAGACCGACCTGA